Proteins co-encoded in one Amaranthus tricolor cultivar Red isolate AtriRed21 chromosome 7, ASM2621246v1, whole genome shotgun sequence genomic window:
- the LOC130817811 gene encoding transcription factor PIF3-like isoform X3, whose translation MMQGKARKNPISNNFQTFGSKPLDDRVSNTSKMTKFGQMNSEMAEFPLCVPSCEVGLDQDVPWLSYPMDEPLHNDYTPDFLNELSGVTINDLPSDSPLACREKITSFHGDGGHDASINLKHSHTSKPPSSNVKDNRGAVGEVPQFLPPFQHSVPRSGISDGNNLGNAQKAASRDSVPNPSTLSAFASLRLHKLNAGQPSTSSGFTKFPKFSRPASLSRASHVTVNPSTILENDDKRCALSSNNPAKSTLFNSQKEIVSHNQTNVEPANTNAESFPTKPNQELISTKETLYRENMAINHMSPNQACDTSINKAGTGGDDRIVEPVVAASSVCSGNSVDRASNEPSPTLKRKCLEAADSSSHSDENEDESLGARKPVCGQTGSKRSRAAEVHNLSERRRRDRINEKMRALQELIPNCNKADKASMLDEAIEYLKTLQLQVQILSMGPGLYMQPMMFPPGMQPIHGAHMPHFSPMGLGMGMGMGFGMNMLNMNSGARMVPFLGPHYPIPGTRPPFHGMPGSTLQAFPHPGQGFPISMQQPFVPPLAGNFMKMPSGSNASGVAGTPNAPHLASSGCAKDANLQLIPSGITSNNVSSSSNQATNQVSNERTQQSATNIDQAQDVKPSEAANKENTA comes from the exons CTGGTTGAGTTACCCCATGGATGAACCTTTGCATAATGACTATACTCCTGACTTCTTGAATGAATTATCAGGAGTTACCATTAATGATCTTCCCTCAGACAGCCCTTTAGCTTGCCGTGAAAAGATAACTAGTTTTCATGGTGATGGTGGCCATGATGCCTccataaatttaaaacatagcCATACTTCTAAACCCCCTTCAAGTAATGTGAAGGATAATAGAGGTGCAGTTGGTGAGGTACCCCAATTTTTGCCTCCATTTCAGCACAGTGTTCCAAGATCAGGTATCTCTGATGGCAACAATTTAGGAAATGCCCAAAAAGCTGCTTCAAGAGACTCTGTACCTAATCCATCTACATTAAGTGCCTTTGCCAGCTTGAGATTGCATAAGTTAAATGCTGGACAACCTAGTACTAGTTCGGGCTTTACAAAATTCCCTAAATTCTCGCGGCCTGCTTCTCTTTCGAGAGCTAGTCATGTGACGGTAAACCCCTCGACAATACTAGAGAATGATGATAAAAGATGCGCTTTGAGTAGTAATAATCCTGCTAAATCTACTCTATTTAATTCACAGAAAGAAATAGTTTCTCATAACCAAACCAATGTAGAACCAGCAAATACTAATGCAGAATCTTTTCCCACAAAGCCTAATCAGGAGCTGATTTCTACTAAAGAAACTTTGTATAGAGAAAACATGGCTATAAATCACATGTCACCAAATCAGGCATGTGATACATCAATAAACAAAGCGGGTACTGGTGGCGATGACAGGATTGTGGAGCCTGTTGTTGCCGCATCTTCTGTATGTTCGGGTAATAGTGTTGACCGAGCTTCAAATGAGCCGTCACCTACTTTGAAAAGAAAATGTCTTGAAGCTGCAGATTCATCAAGTCATAGTGAT gaaaatgaagatgaatcaTTGGGTGCAAGGAAACCTGTTTGTGGTCAGACTGGCTCAAAGAGAAGCAGAGCTGCAGAAGTCCATAATCTATCTGAGAGG AGACGAAGGGACAGAATTAACGAGAAGATGCGTGCATTACAAGAGCTCATACCCAATTGCAATAAG GCTGACAAAGCTTCGATGCTTGATGAGGCCATAGAGTATTTGAAGACACTCCAACTTCAAGTACAG ATATTGTCAATGGGTCCTGGGTTGTATATGCAGCCGATGATGTTCCCGCCAGGAATGCAACCGATCCATGGAGCACATATGCCGCATTTCTCACCGATGGGGCTTGGCATGGGCATGGGAATGGGATTTGGAATGAATATGCTCAATATGAATAGTGGTGCAAGGATGGTACCATTCCTTGGCCCTCATTACCCTATCCCTGGAACCAGGCCCCCGTTTCATGGAATGCCAGGTTCTACCCTTCAAGCTTTCCCGCATCCCGGTCAAGGATTTCCTATCTCTATGCAACAACCCTTTGTTCCTCCGCTGGCAGGAAATTTTATGAAGATGCCATCAGGATCAAACGCCTCAGGTGTAGCTGGGACACCCAATGCACCGCATTTAGCTTCATCTGGTTGTGCAAAGGATGCTAACCTGCAACTAATACCAAGTGGCATCACTAGTAACAACGTTAGCAGCTCCTCGAATCAGGCAACCAATCAG GTATCAAATGAAAGAACTCAACAGTCTGCCACGAACATAGATCAAGCGCAAGATGTAAAACCGTCAGAAGCTGCTAACAAAGAAAACACTGCATAG